The following is a genomic window from Moorella sp. Hama-1.
GGGGTAGAAGGGGGCTGTATCCTGGCCGACCCTTCCTGCTGGCGGGTGGAAGTGGTAAGGGGACCGGAAGTGGAAGCCGGTCTCCCAGGAACGGCCGTAGGACTGGCTCCCTCTTGCCAGCAGTTAGATAGAGTGGTGGAGGTCGCAGAGGGTTATACCCGGCCTGTTAATCCCCTGGGAGGGGAACAGGGTCTGACTGGGGGGAAGGAACAGGAAGCGCCGATACCTACCGCTGCCGGTACCGCCGCCCCGGCGGTTCCGCCTGCTATACCCGACGTGAATGAAAATGAACCATCGTACTGCCGGGCAGTTCCAAGTCCTTCTCCCGCTGGCGTCCGGGAAGTACCGCAGCCAGCGAGGGATATTCCCTGCCTGCGACGAGAGGTGGCCCGGCGCCTGGCCTGGGTCTACCCGCACCAGGCCCTGACGGCCCTGCCGGTGAAGCTGGCCGTCACCGAGCTTAAACGGCGTTTTGATGTTTTCAATGAGGGCGAGGCCCCCGTGCGCCCTGGTAGCGAGGCAGCGGCCGGCCAGTTGTTGCAGGTTCCTTTTATGGACCACCAAGGTTACCCTGACCCCTGTTGCCGGCCAGGGTTGCCGCCGGAAACCCCGGCTGACCGTAAAGGGTATCCCGATCAGGGAGCGGTCGGGGTTTCGGCTACCGGCGGCAACTTTGCTAACCATAAAGGCGAAGCTGACCGGCGAACTTATGGCAGCGGCCTTACTTCCGGTACTGCTTATACTGTCCGTGGGCCTCAGGGGACGATATCCGCCCCCTATCAAGGTGATTTTACCAGCGCCTTTACCCGCCGGCCCCTCTTTCTCCAGGAGCAAAAGGGCCTGACGGCAGCCGAAAAGGGCACGGCGACCCACCTGGTCCTGCAGCATGTTGACCTCAGCCGGCCGGTGACAGAGGCAAGCCTGGCCGGGCTGCTGCAGCAACTGGTAGAGGAGGAGGTATTGACCACGGAGCAGGTGCAAGCCGTAGACCTGGAGGCCATCGGTGCCTTTTTTGCCAGCCCCCTGGGACTAAGGTTGCTTGACCGGCCGGACCGGGTGCGGCGCGAGTTACCCTTTTCCCTGGCCCTTCCGGTGGCCGAGCTCTATCCCCACCTGCCGGCAGCCGTAACTACCGGGGAGATAACCATCGTCCAGGGAATCATCGACTGCCTGGTCGAGGAAGAGGGCGGCTTCTTGCTCCTGGATTTCAAGACCGGCAGAGTTCCCCCGGATCCCCAGGCCGCCTATGGCGACCAGCTCTGGTTCTACAGCCGGGCGGTAGAGACCATTTTTAACCGGCCGGTAAAGGAAGCCCACCTCTACTTCCTCGACGGCGGGGCGGATTATAGGGTGTAACTTAACCACCATCCGTCAGAGCGGTACCGCCGGGAAATAAGAGTGATGGGTACAACCTAAACTTCAGGCGACTTTTTAACAGGAAGGATCTGATGTCCACTCGCCAGTTCAGGCCGGTTTGTAACTACTCAGCCTGCCTGGCCGGTCAGCCTTACAGCAAGAGCTCGGTAGGCCCGTGTGGCTAGCCAGGTTGCACGATACTGACGGTATATAGTGCCGGAGCGGCTAAGAGGGACGATGGTCTGAGTAGGGTCTGAACTGGTCTTATAATAAGAGCTTAGGTGCGGTGAAAGTCGCAAGCCTGGTTCGGTAAGGGGCATGGGAAAACCGGCTTCAGCCAGGCGTCCCATGTCTACTTCACCAACCCAAAACATGTTGGGGAGTTTCACCGAGCTTTTTGCGATGACAGAGAAACCAGGTAGGACAACGGATGCAAAAGAGGGGAAAAAAGATTTTACCCCAAAACAAACCGGTAGATTGGAGTTTTGAGGGACAAAAAATAAGCCTCCCAAAGAAATTCACCCCAGCGAAAAAAAGGTACTCCTCATCTTTGTGTAGAATCTTTAGCTTAGCCCAGCAAAAAAACACACAAAGAAGGAGGAGCACCTTCATGGCTATTATACCACAACTGAAACTGTTTGGGTGGAACGAAATAGAAAAGTTGGGGGACTTGGAGCGACTCCGGCTGGTATTAGAACACATGCCGGATGAAGACCTGATGCAGGCTCTGGAACGAAAGCTTAATAAAGGGCGTAATGACTATCCGGTCAGGGCCGCCTGGAATTCCATCTTAGCCGGCATCGTCTTTCAACATCCCTCCATCGAGAGCTTGCGCCGAGAACTCAAACGTAACGCTCAACTACGGGAGATGTGTGGGTTTGAGGGAGAAGTGCCTCCCGCGTGGGTCTACACCCGGTTTATGAAAACGCTATTCGGCTACGCTTCCATGGTGGATGGTCTATTTGATAACCTGGTGCAGCAGATTAGGAAAGAGCTCCCTGACTTTGGTCGACACCTGGCCATGGATAGTAAAGCCATTTCCTCCTTGGCCAAGGGTAAAAACCGAAATGAAGCCGCGGATGGGCGGCGGGACACGGATGCCGACTACGGGAAAAAAGAATACCGGGGCGTAGACAAAGACGGCAAACTATGGGAGAAAATCGTCAAATGGTTCGGCTACAAACTACATTTGGTAGTGGATGCGACCTATGAATTACCGGTAGCGTTTAAGGTAACGAAAGCATCGGCTGCAGATATAACCCAGGGGCATGCCCTTCTAGATCAGATGCAGGAAAGGCAGTCAGAAATCCTGGATATAGCCGCAACACTAACGGCGGACCGCGGCTATGACGATACGAAGCTCATCATCAGGTGCTGGGATAAATACCATATCAAGCCGGTAATCGATATTCGCAACATGTGGAAGGATCCCGACCCAACGCGATTGTTGGAAGGCAGAGAGAATGTAGTCTACGACTATAAAGGAACCGTCTACTGCGTATGTCCCCAAACAGGGAAACAGCGGGAGA
Proteins encoded in this region:
- a CDS encoding transposase codes for the protein MAIIPQLKLFGWNEIEKLGDLERLRLVLEHMPDEDLMQALERKLNKGRNDYPVRAAWNSILAGIVFQHPSIESLRRELKRNAQLREMCGFEGEVPPAWVYTRFMKTLFGYASMVDGLFDNLVQQIRKELPDFGRHLAMDSKAISSLAKGKNRNEAADGRRDTDADYGKKEYRGVDKDGKLWEKIVKWFGYKLHLVVDATYELPVAFKVTKASAADITQGHALLDQMQERQSEILDIAATLTADRGYDDTKLIIRCWDKYHIKPVIDIRNMWKDPDPTRLLEGRENVVYDYKGTVYCVCPQTGKQREMINGGFEKDRNKLKKLCPAKQMGIECKGQAQCPVKQGIRIPLALDRRIFTPIDRASYKWKREYDKRTAVERVNSRLDVSFGFELHTIRGMAKMKLRCGLALCVMLAMALGRIKENQAEKMRSLVAA